The DNA region TGGAAAGCGTGCTCCATTCCTGATAACTGCCTGCCATGCGCTGACACTCCCTGCTATACGAAACGGCGCCGCTTCCGGAGCCATCACCGCCATGTACAGGCGGATCAGACCCGAAAACGGCGCCTTTCAAGACTCGACCCAGGGGTCGATCCTAGAACATGAATCGCAGCGAAGCGTGTCCGCCCCAGGCGTCCACACCATCTTCGGTGAAGCCGATGCGCTGGTAGCGGCCGCCCACGTCGAGGCCGATGTTCTTGTTGAAGTTGAGGGTCATGCCCACATCCACAGGCAGGGTAAGCGCGCTGCTCTCCCCGTCATACGTCAGGTCCTCATCCATGAAGAGGCCGCCGAGGCCGGTGCCTACGTAGAGCCGGAACGGATCTTCATTGAGCAGATAGAACCGGACGAGGGCGTTGAAGCCGAAGCCGTTGGCCGAGTTGCCGCGGGGGTCGTAGTAGCCACGGTTGTCCAGGTCCGCATAATAGCCATTGGCCTCCACGCCCAGGGAGAGGTTGTCCAGGACAAAATAACCAGCCGAGGCGCCGTAGGTTATGATGCTGTTCACATCCTTCTGGCTGGTCCCATACACACCGAACTCCGGAGAAATATAGAACTTCTCCGAAGCCATGTCTTGAGCGCTCGCCATTCCGGCGATCATGAGAACCATGACCATGGCAAGCATGACACTGATCGAACGTTTCATTTGGTACGCCTCCTTGATTCGCATTAGTAGTGACTCGTGTTGAACGAACTTCGCAGTTGAGTCCACTTTATCACGACGGTTTCGGCGGTCAACACGCTTTTGCAATTTTCATATTTCTTTAGCAAAACCGCTTGCCCAGAGTCGTGCATGGTCTATACTCCGTTGTAATCCCCATGGGGAATCGCACCGGAACAAGGCGATGTTGTGGAATTTTCCACAACCGCCGCGCACAATTGCGGAGGACACGCATGGGACTCATCTGGTTTCTGCTCATCGGCCTGGTCGCCGGGTTTCTCGCCGGCACAATCATGAAGGGACGGGGATTCGGCCTGCTCGGCAACATCCTCGTGGGCATCGTGGGCGCCGTGCTGGGCGGCTTCGTCTTCCGCATCCTGGGCCTGCACAGCACCGGGCTCATCGGCTCCCTGGTCACAGCCACCGTGGGAGCCATCCTGTTGTTGTTCTTCGTCGGTCTGATCAGAGGAAAGCGCTGACAAAATAATGTGTTAGATCCGAACCCCGTTCGTTTTTTCCGGATCATCCGCGGGCTGCGATGCGCCTGACGTCTTTTCTTGTATCGCACTTTGGAGTACTTACTCCTCATGCTGACATCACAAGGATCCATCGGACGCGTTTTCGTCATCCGGCTTGAGGACGGCGATGCGCTCCCCACGTGTTTGGAGGAATTCGCACGGGAGAACAACGTCACCCGCGCCCTCTGCGCCCTCGTGGGCGGCATCGGCAGCGGGCGGTTGGTCGTCGGCCCCCGGGACGGCGACGCCGAGCGCATCGTGCCCATGGTCAACCCCATAGGGGCCGTGCACGAGGCGGCGGCCATCGGCACCATCTTTCCGGGCGAGGACGGCCAGCCAAAGCTGCACATGCATGCGGCGCTGGGCCGCGGCGAGAGCGCTACGACCGGCTGCATCCGCCAGGGTGTGGATATCTGGAAGCTCGCCGAGGTGGTGGTTCTGGAGATCGAGGGCTCGGACATGCTGCGCGCCGTGGACCCGGCCTTCGGCTTCGAGGTGCTCACCCGGAAGGATTCCGGAGACGCGTAGAGTGAGCGTCTGCACGCCGCCACGCAATCCTGACGCCGAACCGCTACAGCTGCCGCAGCTGGCCCTGGTGCGCCAGCGTTTCGACCGCTCCGCCATTGTCGATCCGGCAGCGGCCACCCATGCGGAGCTCGACCGCGTCATCCCCTCCGACCTCCCTCTACAGGGAAAGCGCGTGGCCATCACCGCCGGCAGCCGGGGCATCGCCGCCCTGGGCGAGGTGTTGGCGGCCACCGCCGCATTCTTCAAGTCCCATGGTGCGGAGCCCTTCATCTTCCCGGCCATGGGCAGCCACGGTGGCGCCACGGCCCAGGGCCAACGCGAATACCTGGAACATCTCGGCCTGACCGAAGCGCACCTCGACGCGCCCATTGTTTCCTCCATGGAAGTGCGCCAGATAGGCGAAACGCACCACGGCGTGCCCGTATATCTGGACGCCACCGCCCTGGCCGCCGACCACATCGTGCTCGTGAACCGCGTGAAGACACACACGAAGTTCTCCGGCCGGCTGGAGAGCGGGCTCTTCAAGATGCTGGCCGTGGGCGCGGCAAAGCACCTCGGCGCGGCCACGGTGCACCGCGAGTCCGTACGCGTCGGCCTGGCCGAAGTCATCCTGAGCAATGCGCGCCTGGCCCTGAAGCGCGCACCGGTCCTCGCCGGCATCGCCCTGGTGGAGAACGCCGCCGGCGCACTGCACACCCTGTGCGCCTGCCCTCCCGCCACCATGGAGGACAAGGAATCTGGGCTGCTCACCCTCTCCAAGACGCTCATGCCGCGACTGCCCGTGCAGGACATCGACCTGCTCGTGGTCGACGAGATCGGCAAGAACATCAGCGGCACCGGCATGGACACCAAGGTCACGGGCCGCAACCGCGACATCCTGAGCGAGTTCGACGAGCCGGACCCCACCCTGCCGCGCGTCAAGCGCATCGCCATCCGCGACCTGCACCCGGATTCCCAGGGCAACGCCCTGGGCATCGGCTTTGCCGACTTCACCACGGATCGCCTGGTGGCGGCCATGGACTACGGCAAGACCGTGACCAACGCGCTCACCGGCATCAGCCCGGAAAAAGCCGCCGTGCCCATCCATTTTCCCACGGACCGCGCCATGATCGACGCCGCCCTGGGCTCGCTGGGCGCATGGCAGCCAAATACCGTGCGCCTCATCCGCATCCGGGATACCAAGCACCTGGACGTTGTGGCCGTCTCTCCGGCCCTGCTGCCAGACCTGCCCGGCCACTGCGAGGTGGTTCATACGCCGCAGGACATGACCTTCGACGCTGCTGGCAATCTTACACCGCTCGAATTGAATTTGTCCTGACGCGATCATGCCGAGGGCTTCGCCCTCGGGCTCCCGGGCCTATAAATGGGGTCCGGGGACCAGTGCCCCGGCAGAGGGTACTGGGGGACAGCGTCACCCGACCTGATCAATCCTGTTTCTTCTTCTTGGAATTGGCCTGCGCCTTGGGGTGGCTCTTGTCGTAGGCTTCCACCACCTTGGCGAGGGTCAGGTGGGTGTAGCGCTGGGTGGTGGCCAGGCGGGAGTGGCCCAGGAGCTCCTGCACGCCGCGCAGGTCGGCGCCGTTCTCCAGCAGGTGGGTGGCGAAGCTGTGCCGCAGGCCATGGGGAGAGATGGATTGGGGCAGCCCGGCCTGGGCCGCGAGCTTTTCCAGAATGCGGTTGGCCTGTCGCCGTTGGAGCCTGCCGCCGCGGGCGCCGAGGAAGAGCGCATCCTCTTTGCCGACCGGGTCCAGCTCGCCGCGGATATCCAGATACGCCTGCAGCACCTGCACGGAGGTAGCCGACAGCGGCGCCAGCCGTACTTTGCTCCCCTTACCCAGCACGCGGATCACGCCGGATGCCGGGTCGCAGTCTTTCACGTCCAGGGCCAGGGCCTCGCTAATGCGCAGGCCCGAGCCGTAGAGCAGCTCGGCCAGGGCGATGTCGCGCTGGTGCTCGGCCAGGCTTTGGCCTTTGTCCGGCCCCTTGTCCTTGAGCAGGGCAAAGGCCTGGTCCACGTTGAGGCTTTTGGGGTGGCGGGATTCCTGCTTGGGGTTGGAAACCTGCGCCGCCGGGTT from Oceanidesulfovibrio marinus includes:
- a CDS encoding outer membrane beta-barrel protein, whose translation is MKRSISVMLAMVMVLMIAGMASAQDMASEKFYISPEFGVYGTSQKDVNSIITYGASAGYFVLDNLSLGVEANGYYADLDNRGYYDPRGNSANGFGFNALVRFYLLNEDPFRLYVGTGLGGLFMDEDLTYDGESSALTLPVDVGMTLNFNKNIGLDVGGRYQRIGFTEDGVDAWGGHASLRFMF
- a CDS encoding GlsB/YeaQ/YmgE family stress response membrane protein, translated to MGLIWFLLIGLVAGFLAGTIMKGRGFGLLGNILVGIVGAVLGGFVFRILGLHSTGLIGSLVTATVGAILLLFFVGLIRGKR
- a CDS encoding PPC domain-containing DNA-binding protein, whose protein sequence is MLTSQGSIGRVFVIRLEDGDALPTCLEEFARENNVTRALCALVGGIGSGRLVVGPRDGDAERIVPMVNPIGAVHEAAAIGTIFPGEDGQPKLHMHAALGRGESATTGCIRQGVDIWKLAEVVVLEIEGSDMLRAVDPAFGFEVLTRKDSGDA
- a CDS encoding DUF362 domain-containing protein gives rise to the protein MSVCTPPRNPDAEPLQLPQLALVRQRFDRSAIVDPAAATHAELDRVIPSDLPLQGKRVAITAGSRGIAALGEVLAATAAFFKSHGAEPFIFPAMGSHGGATAQGQREYLEHLGLTEAHLDAPIVSSMEVRQIGETHHGVPVYLDATALAADHIVLVNRVKTHTKFSGRLESGLFKMLAVGAAKHLGAATVHRESVRVGLAEVILSNARLALKRAPVLAGIALVENAAGALHTLCACPPATMEDKESGLLTLSKTLMPRLPVQDIDLLVVDEIGKNISGTGMDTKVTGRNRDILSEFDEPDPTLPRVKRIAIRDLHPDSQGNALGIGFADFTTDRLVAAMDYGKTVTNALTGISPEKAAVPIHFPTDRAMIDAALGSLGAWQPNTVRLIRIRDTKHLDVVAVSPALLPDLPGHCEVVHTPQDMTFDAAGNLTPLELNLS
- a CDS encoding tyrosine recombinase XerC, whose protein sequence is MSSTSAPPEPDGLPEPVERFLKHLEAEKGFSEHTLAAYRRDLLQFHTFLKDGGRGSLDDPASVTKMHVRGYLAELHRLRTAKSTMARKLSALRSLFKYLAAKKIVLANPAAQVSNPKQESRHPKSLNVDQAFALLKDKGPDKGQSLAEHQRDIALAELLYGSGLRISEALALDVKDCDPASGVIRVLGKGSKVRLAPLSATSVQVLQAYLDIRGELDPVGKEDALFLGARGGRLQRRQANRILEKLAAQAGLPQSISPHGLRHSFATHLLENGADLRGVQELLGHSRLATTQRYTHLTLAKVVEAYDKSHPKAQANSKKKKQD